The Amycolatopsis viridis genome window below encodes:
- a CDS encoding acyl-CoA dehydrogenase family protein, with amino-acid sequence MDFALGEDVTELAALVARVLADKAAPSPHGEGGFDRGAWAGLARVGAIDAALPAAAGGGGLGLLGQCAVLTEIGRTVAELPYLPTVVAATAIAGSGDGRLIERWVVPAVRGQAVLALALPDAAAPCGFTAEPDGSGWRLSGTQTAVPFAAVADALVVPARTPDGTAVFVVPARGEPQSVVDHADAGLVSLSGVRADARLPVSAVRLREHATVGLCAQQLGVLDSALHRTADYARTREQFGHAIGAFQAVRQRLADAYVDVEAVRLTLWQAAWRLSEELPAAAEVATAKYWAAEAGHRVAHTAVHVHGGVGIDTGHDLHRYFVAAKRLEFTLGGATAQLRALGDALAAAPS; translated from the coding sequence GTGGACTTCGCGTTGGGCGAGGACGTCACCGAACTGGCCGCGCTGGTCGCGCGGGTGCTGGCGGACAAGGCGGCACCCAGCCCGCACGGCGAGGGCGGCTTCGACCGGGGGGCGTGGGCCGGGCTGGCCCGCGTGGGTGCGATCGACGCGGCGCTGCCCGCCGCGGCCGGCGGCGGTGGCCTGGGGCTGCTCGGGCAGTGCGCGGTGCTGACCGAGATCGGCCGCACGGTCGCGGAGCTGCCCTACCTGCCCACCGTGGTCGCCGCGACCGCCATCGCCGGGTCGGGGGACGGGCGGCTGATCGAGCGGTGGGTGGTGCCCGCCGTGCGCGGGCAGGCGGTCCTCGCGCTCGCGCTGCCGGACGCCGCGGCACCGTGCGGGTTCACGGCGGAACCGGACGGCTCCGGCTGGCGCCTGTCCGGCACCCAGACCGCGGTGCCGTTCGCCGCGGTCGCCGACGCGCTCGTCGTGCCCGCGCGCACCCCGGACGGGACGGCGGTGTTCGTGGTGCCCGCGCGGGGCGAGCCGCAGAGCGTGGTGGACCACGCCGACGCCGGGCTGGTTTCGCTCAGCGGTGTCCGGGCCGACGCCCGGCTGCCCGTCTCCGCGGTCCGGCTGCGCGAGCACGCGACGGTCGGCCTGTGCGCGCAGCAGCTCGGGGTGCTGGACAGCGCGTTGCACCGCACCGCGGACTACGCCCGCACCCGTGAGCAGTTCGGGCACGCCATCGGGGCGTTCCAGGCGGTGCGGCAACGGCTCGCCGACGCCTACGTCGACGTGGAGGCGGTCCGGCTGACGTTGTGGCAGGCCGCGTGGCGCCTGTCCGAGGAGCTGCCGGCCGCCGCGGAGGTCGCGACCGCGAAGTACTGGGCCGCCGAGGCCGGGCACCGCGTCGCGCACACCGCGGTCCACGTGCACGGCGGGGTCGGCATCGACACCGGCCACGACCTGCACCGGTACTTCGTGGCGGCCAAACGGCTGGAGTTCACGCTCGGCGGGGCAACGGCGCAGCTGCGCGCGCTGGGCGACGCGCTCGCGGCGGCACCGTCATGA
- a CDS encoding long-chain-fatty-acid--CoA ligase — translation MTVTELLLARATDDRPGLRFADSVWTWREHVQQCAEHAAVLRALLTGPRKHVGILADNVPSFSFLLGGCAFAGAVLVGLNPTRRGAALARDVRLADCELVLTEGRHAGLLDGLDVPVLDLDGPEWAALLAAHAGAALNPAPASGDDLLMLIFTSGTSGDPKAVRCTHDKIAAPGRMLADRFGLSSSDCVYVSMPMFHSNAIMAGWSVALAAGAVLALRRRFSASGFLPDVRRFGATYANYVGKPLSYVLATPPLPGDADNPLRIVYGNEGAQADLATFARRFGCQVVDAFGSTEGGIGFARTPDTPEGSLGRLPDGVAILHPDTGAVCPPGVVGELVNTSGPGAFAGYYRNPSADAERMRDGRYHTGDLAYHDEDGFCYFAGRLGDWVRVDGENLGTAPIERILLRHPAIAEAAVYAVPDPAVGDQVMAALVLSDPLDPASFGAFLAAQPDLGPKQLPRFVRIVAELPRTSTHKVVKRCLAAEGLRCAGPVWTRPHRDCAYRVHQPGTA, via the coding sequence ATGACGGTCACCGAGCTGCTGCTGGCGCGCGCCACCGACGACCGGCCCGGCCTGCGGTTCGCCGACTCGGTGTGGACCTGGCGCGAGCACGTGCAGCAGTGCGCGGAGCACGCCGCGGTGTTGCGTGCGCTGCTCACCGGGCCGCGGAAGCACGTCGGGATCCTGGCGGACAACGTGCCGTCGTTCTCGTTCCTGCTCGGCGGCTGCGCGTTCGCGGGTGCGGTGCTGGTGGGGCTGAACCCGACGCGCCGGGGCGCGGCACTGGCGCGGGACGTCCGGCTCGCGGACTGCGAGCTGGTGCTCACCGAGGGACGGCACGCCGGGCTGCTGGACGGGCTGGACGTGCCGGTGCTGGACCTCGACGGTCCGGAGTGGGCCGCGCTGCTGGCCGCGCACGCGGGCGCTGCCCTCAACCCGGCGCCCGCCTCCGGCGACGACCTGCTGATGCTGATCTTCACGTCCGGCACGAGCGGTGATCCGAAGGCCGTGCGGTGCACACACGACAAGATCGCCGCCCCCGGGCGGATGCTCGCCGACCGGTTCGGACTGTCCTCATCGGACTGCGTGTACGTCTCGATGCCGATGTTCCACTCGAACGCGATCATGGCGGGCTGGTCGGTGGCCCTGGCCGCCGGGGCGGTGCTGGCCCTGCGGCGCCGGTTCTCGGCATCCGGGTTCCTGCCTGACGTCCGGCGGTTCGGCGCCACCTACGCGAACTACGTGGGCAAGCCGTTGTCGTACGTGCTCGCGACACCCCCGCTGCCCGGCGACGCCGACAACCCGTTGCGGATCGTGTACGGCAACGAGGGCGCGCAGGCGGATCTGGCCACCTTCGCGCGGCGGTTCGGCTGCCAGGTGGTGGACGCGTTCGGATCGACCGAGGGCGGCATCGGCTTCGCCCGCACCCCGGACACCCCGGAGGGCTCGCTGGGACGGCTGCCGGACGGGGTCGCGATCCTGCACCCGGACACGGGCGCGGTGTGCCCGCCGGGGGTGGTGGGCGAGCTGGTGAACACCAGCGGGCCCGGCGCGTTCGCCGGGTACTACCGCAACCCGAGCGCCGACGCCGAGCGGATGCGCGACGGCCGCTACCACACCGGCGACCTCGCCTACCACGACGAGGACGGGTTCTGCTACTTCGCGGGCCGGCTGGGCGACTGGGTGCGCGTGGACGGCGAGAACCTGGGCACCGCCCCGATCGAGCGGATCCTGCTCCGCCACCCGGCGATCGCGGAGGCCGCGGTGTACGCCGTCCCCGATCCCGCGGTGGGCGATCAGGTGATGGCCGCGCTGGTGCTGTCGGATCCGCTGGACCCGGCATCGTTCGGCGCGTTCCTCGCGGCACAACCGGACCTGGGCCCCAAACAGCTGCCGCGGTTCGTGCGGATCGTTGCGGAACTCCCCCGCACGTCGACGCACAAGGTGGTGAAACGGTGCCTCGCGGCCGAGGGGCTGCGCTGCGCCGGCCCGGTCTGGACCCGCCCGCACCGGGACTGTGCCTACCGGGTCCACCAGCCCGGCACGGCATAG